A genomic stretch from Ciona intestinalis unplaced genomic scaffold, KH HT000098.2, whole genome shotgun sequence includes:
- the LOC494379 gene encoding interleukin 17 receptor-like precursor (The RefSeq protein has 5 substitutions compared to this genomic sequence), which translates to MKVEWFLCITILLNVIYGSAALQNESDYITQESCVRTCSLPPSNLKSPKNSVLGNIQCLISPYNDKCPSFQNAADHYRSSSPRSKTEEEEGWFLYHDYASNMTKISLNISWGPEHDITTNYVRGYHIRMSKTSGTLPVQYYEFNYCLNHTLSFSIPNHLSAVFSVYEYFNNNGPCNRRVEILPGDVYKAYIQSIPALDPPLEIPVKVPDCTHPTVAKSSPCVNKITSHIAEIFCLNTSVLFKYSLPVEYGGEAVLELCNSENECRSFVREIDLNWYVSVPKQWQIGLLDDAKFTITVRGSNQPSIFSIHKFSFEKCKHTIYSGGVIAAIVSPILIFLLVAVLLMIKFRKQIRRMIYKSHTNVPSEESHQLNTDNHNSITPIELRKKINCVSNLFLVYWDDHKLHRDVVLKLASYLQHLGFNVFCELFEQNEIFADRCDWMEKRMSQAEKVVIVWSAGAIDIWKKCQNQQDAFEVTNSDFFTPVVKKIKNDLIKESNLRKYCFVYFGYVKMKEIPTIFRELSGCHFQLMKQFQEFYFQLKDLEMYAPGMMLKQDDLSNPSKHSNGYQSSLIDAICLMNQFVEKHPDWFIRNENMYKTVSDSYFHFEDSETVMVNQLNLAKPPIIQLKSPKLNEKSELPSCNQTLTIKGVQTPNNAIPNLYTNHTVGMSVRCPVEHDDSSTPPNSLDSGYTTNFGAEPTGSNRFELECEEDEDQLEDQPILYSGIKETCMVDQPEAHSNGYSVNPPISLVPLDYKSDPWQSMATINNVSIT; encoded by the coding sequence ATGAAAGTTGAATGGTTTCTTTGCATTACAATCCTTTTGAATGTAATATACGGATCTGCTGCACTGCAGAATGAGTCTGACTACATCACCCAGGAAAGTTGTGTTAGTACTTGTTCATTACCTCCCTCCAATCTAAAATCACCAAAGAACTCAGTGTTGGGGAACATACAGTGCTTAATTTCTCCATATAATGATAAATGTCCGAGTTTCCAGAACGCAACAGATCACTACAGATCTTCTTCACCCAGAAGTAAAACTGAAGAGGAAGAAGGCTGGTTTTTATATCATGATTACGCCAGTAACATGACGAAAATCAGTCTTAACATTTCGTGGGGCCCTGAACATGATATAACTACAAATTATGTAAGAGGATATCACATTCGGATGTCAAAAACTTCAGGCACATTGCCAGTACAATATTATGAATTTAATTACTGCCTGAATCATACGTTAAGTTTCAGTATACCTAATCACTTGTCAGCTGTTTTTTCTGTGTATgagtattttaacaataatggTTCGTGCAATAGACGTGTTGAAATCTTACCTGGTGATGTCTACAAAGCTTACATTCAGAGCATACCAGCGCTTGATCCACCTCTGGAAATCCCCGTAAAAGTACCCGACTGTACTCACCCAACTGTAGCAAAGTCTTCACCATGTGTCAACAAAATAACTTCACATATTgcagaaatattttgtttaaatacctCCGTTCTCTTTAAATACTCGCTTCCAGTCGAGTATGGCGGAGAAGCAGTTTTGGAATTGTGCAACTCTGAGAATGAGTGTCGTTCTTTTGTTCGtgaaattgatttaaattggTACGTTTCGGTTCCTAAGCAATGGCAGATTGGATTGCTTGATGATGCTAAGTTCACTATTACAGTACGTGGTTCCAATCAACCTTCTATTTTCTCCATACATAAGTTTAGCTTCGAAAAGTGCAAACATACAATTTATTCTGGTGGTGTTATTGCAGCGATTGTTTCacctattttaattttcctcTTGGTAGCAGTCTTGTTAATGATCAAATTTAGAAAACAGATTCGGCGTATGATCTATAAGAGTCACACTAATGTGCCTTCTGAAGAATCTCACCAATTAAACACAGACAACCACAATTCTATTACTCCAATTGAGttacgaaaaaaaattaattgcgTAAGTAACTTGTTCCTTGTGTATTGGGATGACCACAAACTACACAGAGATGTTGTGCTGAAGTTAGCCTCCTACCTCCAGCATCTTGGCTTCAATGTCTTCTGTGAGCTCTTTgaacaaaatgaaatttttgCTGATCGCTGCGATTGGATGGAAAAACGGATGTCACAAGCAGAGAAGGTAGTTATTGTTTGGTCCGCTGGTGCAATTgatatttggaaaaaatgtcaaaaccaGCAGGATGCATTTGAGGTTACCAATTCTGACTTTTTTACCCCTGTggtaaaaaagattaaaaacgATCTTATCAAAGAAAGCAATCTTCGAAAATATTGTTTCGTTTACTTTGGTTATGTTAAAATGAAGGAAATTCCAACTATTTTCCGGGAATTGAGCGGTTGTCACTTTCAGCTGATGAAGCAATTTCAGGAGTTTTATTTCCAGCTTAAAGACTTAGAGATGTATGCGCCAGGTATGATGCTCAAACAGGACGATCTCTCCAACCCTTCCAAACACAGCAATGGATACCAATCGTCTCTAATTGATGCAATTTGTTTAATGAATCAGTTTGTTGAAAAGCATCCTGATTGGTTTATAAGAAAcgaaaatatgtataaaactgtttcGGACAGTTATTTTCATTTTGAGGATTCTGAAACTGTGATGGTGAACCAACTAAACCTAGTCAAACCGCCAATTATTCAACTTAAGTCACCTAAATTGAATGAGAAATCCGAGTTACCATCTTGTAACCAAACTCTGACTATTAAAGGGGTTCAAACTCCAAACAACGCGATTCCAAATCTATACACCAATCACACTGTTGGCATGAGTGTTCGGTGCCCAGTTGAACATGACGATTCAAGCACACCTCCTAACTCACTTGACAGTGGTTACACAACCAACTTTGGGGCAGAACCAACTGGGTCCAACCGGTTTGAACTGGAATGTGAGGAAGATGAAGATCAGCTGGAAGATCAACCTATTCTTTACTCTGGTATAAAGGAGACCTGTATGGTTGACCAACCTGAAGCACACTCCAATGGTTACAGTGTGAATCCTCCAATCAGTCTTGTTCCTTTGGATTATAAAAGTGACCCGTGGCAATCAATGGCCACCATAAACAATGTGTCTAAtacttga